A genome region from Penicillium psychrofluorescens genome assembly, chromosome: 3 includes the following:
- a CDS encoding uncharacterized protein (ID:PFLUO_004321-T1.cds;~source:funannotate) yields MRTTTVGILSIGDMGLGIAKLLKAHGYRVVTVGAGRSENTLARIRLAAIETLPSDQELVVQADYIFSIVPPRDALATGRRIAEACRLPDTGALRAAVEDSGPLYFLELNATSPRLAEEIATLFRDDSAASVPCHCLDGGIIGGPPAQKNTPDGAWTKPSVVLSGATAESLPATFAGLADVLNMKIVSPRIGGASTLKLSFASLTKGLTALSILSFSTAQQADCLPELLEHLDQYSPRTAALARNGVIGMSPKAYRWVDEMSGIGEAFDTDGHWGGTGARVYGAFAEIYRAIAEETVLGEERVEHRTRGTTVEDAAQIIARMLEPRMS; encoded by the exons ATGCGCACTACTACTGTTGGGATCCTCTCGATAGGAGATATGGGGCTGGGGATTGCCAAACTGTTGAAAGCTCATGGCTACCGTGTAGTGACCGTCGGAGCGGGGAGAAG TGAAAACACACTCGCGCGTATTCGCTTAGCGGCCATCGAGACCCTCCCGTCTGACCAAGAGCTCGTCGTGCAAGCGGACTATATCTTCTCTATCGTGCCGCCGCGGGACGCACTGGCGACGGGACGACGCATAGCGGAGGCATGCAGGTTACCGGATACGGGAGCCCTCCGAGCCGCCGTCGAGGACAGTGGTCCGCTCTACTTCCTTGAACTCAATGCGACATCCCCGCGAttggcggaggagatcgcgACGCTGTTTCGCGACGACTCCGCCGCGTCAGTGCCGTGCCACTGTCTGGACGGCGGGATCATTGGGGgcccgccggcgcagaaGAACACCCCGGACGGGGCGTGGACGAAACCCAGCGTCGTACTTTCGGGCGCCACGGCGGAGTCCTTGCCCGCCACGTTTGCGGGCCTGGCCGACGTGCTGAACATGAAGATCGTCTCGCCGCGGATTGGCGGGGCGTCGACGCTGAAACTCAGTTTCGCCAGCCTAACCAAGGGCCTGACGGCGCTGTCTATCTTGTCGTTCTCCACTGCCCAGCAGGCAGATTGTCTGCCGGAGTTACTCGAGCATCTCGATCAGTATTCGCCGAGGACAGCCGCGCTGGCCCGCAATGGAGTGATCGGCATGAGCCCCAAAGCCTATCGCTGGGTGGACGAAATGAGCGGAATCGGGGAAGCGTTCGATACGGACGGCCATTGGGGCGGAACGGGGGCCCGGGTGTATGGGGCCTTTGCAGAGATCTATCGGGCCATTGCGGAGGAGACGGTCCTCGGCGAGGAACGTGTGGAACATCGCACACGAGGCACGACCGTTGAAGATGCCGCCCAGATCATTGCCCGAATGTTGGAACCACGTATGTCATAG
- a CDS encoding uncharacterized protein (ID:PFLUO_004322-T1.cds;~source:funannotate) codes for MRRSTKCIFPSRKEKRAGLKRKQYVRSLKDRLGRLESLLKTAGIWDEKAMSEEELSDDDDDEPADEDSEAEATQPEESPKSTGATTVIGKPSPGTGVLGHALKFDGRDDSRYFGRASSLSILSPQGIDWIKRKTGDVSFLKVLFSDSVRDTPWNNWRADVYHDLFASKVFKPLPSRSEVFSLMKDFFRTANRLFPIYHEETFMRIVEWQYTQQTCDDAARWASINIILSLAYEYRLSNSLKPEKDRERAWMYFKNAISVFTELTLRRTDLLSVQALLGMAFFLRGNSGTQSALPIVTAAMRSCQRMGLHRDFPRPELPPAEQEQRKRVFWIAYILDQSTCLRSGTAPSQHLDDFDVALPADAIGSEAPLVSNNIPFFRQLCHLTIIKSRIYSRLYSTKALQRSPKEVYRTVMELHIELEEWRRQHPLLNEPKQKVTDNEFLYGFASVGLQFVYYNALIMIHRIPLLMNYAYSSRLPDASGKKQTLSAQASSSAVICVQAARDTLKLVNNMPWGDIAWIWSLLYYVFLAVATIFSNTIRDHDNPHTREDLQSLNMAATFFATLIPGDGPSNYAGFMTRMSANLERIARMVVEKDERIARDIESKDKERRALGNKRQKSRARHRSTTTHTSTTTPGTAAVHQQGMPKMASTSTTTGSYMPGISIPEPVEGLPPVNSSGYLVPMSPDDTSQAPTGHANPTTTTLDHGNLPTGTTIPTWQQMGQTPSPLEMENMQSPFSHNSSAGTTTTGSAIPEFWQIPLTADWEFGNNFWAGLFPAEYDFPAGPEPAAGPNQTRPDLYYNHYPQHQQHDQAASSSSMPILNAESFLTGGPPADPGAGSGSGARHNFGDDDSFGIEYMRYAFGATSQEDQDQSPDLEQGQQRQEEEQEWTPGFLGLF; via the exons ATGCGGAGGAGCACCAAGTGTATTTTCCCCTCGAGGAAGGAGAAACGTGCTGGTCTGAAACG AAAACAATATGTTCGTTCTTTGAAGGATCGTCTAGGGAGACTAGAGTCTCTATTGAAGACGGCCGGCATCTGGGATGAAAAGGCCATGAGCGAGGAGGAGTTGTctgatgacgatgatgatgagccgGCAGATGAAGATTCAGAGGCTGAGGCCACGCAGCCCGAAGAGTCTCCTAAAAGTACCGGTGCTACTACAGTGATCGGTAAACCATCTCCAGGCACTGGAGTCCTAGGACATGCCCTCAAGTTTGACGGTCGAGATGACTCGCGATATTTTG GACGCGCGTCTTCCCTCTCGATCTTATCACCACAAGGGATCGATTGGATAAAACGCAAGACCGGAGACGTCAGCTTCCTGAAGGTCCTGTTCTCTGATTCTGTTCGAGACACTCCATGGAACAACTGGCGAGCAGATGTATACCATGACCTCTTTGCCTCGAAAGTCTTCAAGCCTCTACCGTCGAGGTCAGAGGTGTTTTCCCTGATGAAAGACTTCTTTCGCACGGCGAACCGGCTGTTTCCGATCTACCACGAGGAAACCTTCATGCGCATTGTGGAATGGCAGTATACACAACAGACATGCGACGATGCCGCGCGGTGGGCAAGTATTAACATCATCTTATCTCTGGCATACGAGTATCGGCTCTCGAATAGCCTGAAGCCGGAAAAGGACCGTGAAAGGGCCTGGATGTACTTCAAGAATGCCATCTCAGTCTTTACAGAGCTGACCCTTCGGCGGACCGATCTTCTCAGTGTCCAGGCCCTGTTAGGAATG GCTTTCTTCCTGCGAGGCAATTCCGGCACGCAATCTGCTCTGCCCATAGTAACTGCTGCCATGCGCTCGTGTCAGCGGATGGGGCTCCATCGTGATTTTCCACGACCCGAACTGCCCCCAGCAGAGCAGGAGCAACGAAAGCGAGTTTTTTGGATCGCATACATCCTTGACCAAAGCACCTGTCTACGATCCGGAACCGCGCCATCGCAGCACCTGGACGACTTTGACGTCGCTCTGCCCGCAGATGCAATCGGCAGCGAAGCCCCCTTGGTGTCCAACAATATTCCATTTTTCCGGCAGCTGTGCCATCTGACGATCATCAAGAGCCGCATTTACAGTCGGCTCTACTCCACCAAAGCGCTTCAAAGATCGCCCAAGGAAGTGTATCGCACTGTCATGGAATTGCACATCGAACTCGAGGAATGGCGGCGCCAGCATCCGCTTCTCAACGAGCCGAAACAAAAAGTCACTGACAATGAATTCCTGTATGGGTTTGCGTCTGTTGGTCTGCAGTTCGTCTACTACAATGCTCTGATCATGATCCATCGCATACCTCTTCTGATGAACTACGCATATTCGAGTCGCCTCCCCGATGCGTCTGGTAAGAAGCAGACGTTGAGTGCACAggcatcttcatctgctgTTATCTGTGTCCAGGCTGCACGGGATACGCTCAAGCTGGTGAACAACATGCCATGGGGGGACATCGCATGGATCTGGTCTCTGCTCTACTATGTGTTTCTGGCAGTAGCGACAATCTTCTCGAATACCATCCGCGACCACGACAACCCACACACCCGAGAAGATCTCCAGTCCCTGAACATGGCCGCCACATTCTTTGCCACTCTCATCCCCGGCGATGGACCAAGCAACTACGCCGGATTCATGACCCGCATGAGCGCCAACCTCGAGCGCATCGCCCGGATGGTCGTCGAGAAAGACGAGAGAATAGCCCGCGATATAGAAAGCAAGGACAAAGAGCGTCGCGCCTTGGGAAACAAGCGACAAAAATCTCGAGCACGGCATCGCTCCACGACAACACACACATCCACGACGACTCCGGGGACTGCGGCCGTCCATCAACAAGGAATGCCCAAAATGGCATCTACATCAACTACCACAGGATCATACATGCCAGGTATAAGCATCCCCGAACCTGTCGAGGGTCTACCACCGGTTAATTCGAGCGGATACCTCGTGCCGATGAGCCCGGATGATACCTCCCAAGCCCCGACCGGCCATGCAAATCCAACCACCACTACCCTCGACCACGGTAACCTTCCTACAGGAACCACCATACCAACCTGGCAACAAATGGGCCAAACCCCATCCCCActggagatggaaaacaTGCAATCCCCCTTCTCGCACAACAGCAGCGCCGGAACGACCACCACTGGCTCCGCGATTCCCGAATTCTGGCAAATTCCCTTAACGGCGGACTGGGAATTCGGAAACAATTTCTGGGCGGGTCTCTTTCCCGCAGAATACGATTTCCCAGCGGGACCGGaaccagcagcagggccgAACCAGACCCGGCCCGACCTTTATTACAACCATTACCCACAACATCAGCAACACGACCAAGctgcatcgtcatcgtctATGCCAATTCTCAACGCCGAATCATTTCTGACTGGCGGGCCGCCGGCTGATCCCGGTGCTGGTTCTGGCAGTGGCGCGAGACATAAttttggtgatgatgacAGCTTTGGAATTGAGTACATGCGCTATGCGTTTGGGGCGACGTCACAGGAGGACCAGGATCAGAGCCCGGACTTggagcaggggcagcagcgtcaggaagaggagcaggagtGGACTCCGGGGTTTTTGGGGCTGTTTTAA